From one Novosphingobium sp. genomic stretch:
- a CDS encoding pseudoazurin, giving the protein MSMRLALASVTLGLSLAALPLTASAKEIVVHMKNTGAEGAMVFEPSFVKAAPGDVVHFEPTDAAHNAETIPSLLPAGATAFKGVMGKDVSVTVSKPGLYGVKCMPHYTMGMVALIQVGKVTPAELAAAKAVNLPPMAKKRMTPLLDKVK; this is encoded by the coding sequence ATGTCCATGCGCCTTGCGCTTGCTTCCGTTACCTTGGGTCTCTCGCTGGCGGCCCTGCCGCTGACGGCTTCGGCCAAGGAGATCGTCGTGCATATGAAGAACACCGGCGCGGAAGGGGCGATGGTCTTCGAACCCTCTTTCGTGAAGGCCGCGCCCGGTGACGTGGTGCATTTCGAGCCCACCGATGCCGCGCATAATGCCGAAACCATCCCCAGCCTGCTGCCTGCCGGGGCCACGGCCTTCAAGGGGGTGATGGGCAAGGATGTCTCGGTGACGGTGAGCAAGCCGGGGCTCTATGGCGTGAAGTGCATGCCGCATTACACCATGGGCATGGTGGCGCTGATTCAGGTCGGCAAGGTGACCCCGGCCGAACTGGCCGCCGCCAAGGCCGTGAACCTGCCCCCCATGGCCAAGAAGCGCATGACACCGCTGCTCGACAAGGTGAAGTAA
- a CDS encoding rhodanese-like domain-containing protein, producing the protein MRRRTILAGAGLLVPGVAWAVEPSDPLFGADGYRISHYRGPVPAPPEGVARISPAAMARMARQALLIDVLPAEGGHRDERGTWHLARPRPSIPGAHWFPEAGRGVPEPAIARWFARGVARLTRGDRQRMIVTFCLADCWMSWNAARRLHALGYTNVHWLAEGTDGWRELGLPLVDAVPEPG; encoded by the coding sequence ATGCGGCGCAGGACGATCTTGGCGGGGGCGGGGTTGCTGGTGCCGGGCGTGGCGTGGGCGGTAGAGCCTTCAGACCCGCTGTTCGGCGCCGATGGCTATCGCATCAGCCATTATCGCGGGCCGGTGCCTGCCCCGCCCGAGGGTGTGGCGCGGATCTCGCCCGCGGCGATGGCCCGGATGGCGAGGCAGGCCCTGCTGATCGATGTGCTCCCGGCCGAGGGCGGGCATCGCGATGAGAGAGGCACATGGCATCTGGCCCGGCCGCGCCCCAGCATTCCGGGCGCTCACTGGTTTCCCGAGGCAGGGCGCGGCGTGCCGGAGCCGGCCATCGCCCGCTGGTTCGCGCGGGGTGTGGCGCGGCTGACCCGGGGCGACCGGCAGCGGATGATCGTCACCTTCTGCCTTGCCGATTGCTGGATGAGCTGGAATGCCGCGCGGCGGCTGCATGCGTTGGGCTACACCAATGTCCATTGGCTGGCCGAGGGCACCGATGGCTGGCGCGAGCTGGGGCTGCCTCTGGTCGATGCCGTGCCCGAGCCCGGCTGA
- a CDS encoding quinoprotein dehydrogenase-associated SoxYZ-like carrier has translation MTRQAPAQPPADPLASPMWEAHARMLFEGNPVRFEPALKLSMPQIAEDQHRFPVALDARGLGDVQRMVIFADLNPIPLAADYRPLSAAPYLAIRIKLDQRTPVRGAVQLADGAWLVSGAWVDAAGGGCSAPPASRVRGDWAQHLGEIHGGAWPGENGAARLRFTIRHPMDTGFVANIPTYNIETLSISHAGKVLGRMEIWASMSEDPAFTLMPMAATGAKLEIAARDTNGRDYIASVMVPAP, from the coding sequence ATGACGCGACAAGCACCGGCCCAACCGCCAGCCGATCCGCTGGCCTCGCCCATGTGGGAGGCCCATGCGCGCATGCTCTTCGAGGGCAATCCCGTCCGCTTCGAGCCTGCGCTGAAACTCTCCATGCCGCAGATCGCCGAGGACCAGCACCGCTTTCCCGTGGCGCTCGATGCGCGCGGACTGGGTGATGTGCAACGCATGGTGATCTTCGCCGATCTCAACCCCATTCCGCTGGCCGCCGATTACCGCCCGCTTTCCGCCGCGCCCTACCTCGCCATCCGCATCAAGCTGGACCAGCGCACCCCTGTGCGCGGCGCAGTGCAACTGGCGGACGGCGCATGGCTGGTGAGCGGCGCCTGGGTCGATGCGGCGGGCGGCGGCTGCTCGGCCCCGCCCGCCAGCCGGGTGCGCGGCGACTGGGCGCAGCATCTGGGCGAAATCCACGGCGGCGCATGGCCCGGCGAGAACGGCGCGGCCCGCCTGCGCTTTACCATCCGCCACCCGATGGACACCGGCTTTGTCGCCAACATTCCGACCTACAACATCGAAACGCTGAGCATCTCCCACGCGGGGAAGGTGCTGGGTAGAATGGAGATCTGGGCCTCGATGTCGGAAGACCCCGCCTTCACCCTGATGCCCATGGCCGCCACAGGCGCAAAGCTGGAGATCGCCGCCCGCGACACCAATGGCCGCGACTACATTGCGTCCGTTATGGTGCCCGCGCCATGA
- a CDS encoding quinoprotein relay system zinc metallohydrolase 1 has protein sequence MIVSRRTVLGGLAATIPAAAMGAALAYPISPVAIADGIWMIAGSDEPIQRGNGGAIANITIIATPAGTVLVDSGPSLRYGEALKAVAEQLTGRKVIRVYITHLHPDHAMGLGAFPREIVAALPGTIEDIEHNGQGFSDAMYRILDDWMRGTDLTLPGLPIRTDHEAFGGRTLRLMALAGHSAADLAILDEQTGTLIGGDLLFHRRAPATPSADLARWRESLSVLEALPHKGAVPGHGSFDPSGHEAIAQTRDWITWLDSALSDAVRGGLDMVEAGELAIPAPLMAMAAGRYELQRSVSHFCPGLEGRLLPRIDRRDG, from the coding sequence ATGATCGTCTCGCGACGTACCGTGCTGGGCGGGTTGGCCGCCACGATCCCCGCCGCCGCCATGGGAGCAGCTCTGGCCTATCCCATCAGCCCCGTCGCCATCGCCGATGGCATCTGGATGATCGCCGGAAGCGACGAGCCCATCCAGCGCGGCAATGGCGGCGCCATCGCCAACATCACCATCATCGCCACCCCGGCAGGCACGGTGCTGGTCGATAGCGGCCCCTCGCTGCGCTATGGCGAGGCGCTCAAGGCCGTCGCCGAGCAACTGACCGGGCGCAAGGTGATCCGCGTCTACATCACGCACCTCCACCCCGATCACGCCATGGGTCTGGGCGCCTTCCCGCGCGAGATCGTCGCCGCCCTGCCCGGCACCATCGAGGACATCGAGCACAACGGCCAAGGCTTTTCCGACGCCATGTACCGCATCCTCGACGACTGGATGCGCGGCACCGATCTGACGCTGCCCGGCCTGCCGATCCGCACCGATCATGAGGCCTTCGGAGGGCGCACCCTGCGCCTGATGGCCTTGGCGGGCCATAGCGCCGCCGATCTGGCGATTCTGGATGAGCAGACCGGCACGCTGATCGGCGGAGACCTGCTGTTCCACCGCCGCGCGCCCGCCACGCCCAGCGCCGATCTCGCCCGCTGGCGCGAGAGCCTGTCGGTGCTGGAAGCGCTGCCGCACAAGGGCGCCGTGCCGGGGCATGGGTCCTTCGATCCCTCGGGCCACGAAGCTATCGCCCAGACGCGGGACTGGATTACGTGGCTGGATTCGGCACTGAGCGATGCCGTGCGCGGCGGGCTGGATATGGTGGAAGCCGGAGAGCTGGCGATCCCCGCTCCCTTGATGGCGATGGCCGCCGGGCGGTACGAGCTGCAGCGCAGCGTTTCGCATTTCTGTCCGGGGTTGGAGGGGCGGCTACTGCCTCGGATCGATCGGCGGGATGGGTAG
- a CDS encoding cytochrome b → MNGAAQCYNRGARLLHWAIALLIIANILIGIAHAWVNKDWPVIPLHKSIGLTVLALTVLRILWRAGHRPPPLPAQMPGWEKGAAHGLHALFYVLMLVLPLTGWVMSSAGQYPLRWFNLFAVPKFAVAKGDALVEFSRGSHGVMGLVFGALIMLHVAAALRHQFVLKDGVLERMTGV, encoded by the coding sequence ATGAACGGGGCGGCGCAGTGCTACAATCGTGGAGCCCGCTTGCTGCACTGGGCGATTGCGCTGCTGATCATCGCCAACATCCTGATCGGCATCGCCCATGCCTGGGTGAACAAGGACTGGCCCGTGATCCCGCTGCACAAGAGCATCGGCCTCACCGTGCTGGCGCTGACTGTGCTGCGCATCCTGTGGCGTGCCGGGCACCGCCCGCCGCCCTTGCCCGCGCAGATGCCCGGCTGGGAAAAGGGCGCGGCGCATGGGCTGCACGCGCTGTTTTACGTGTTGATGCTGGTGCTGCCCCTGACCGGCTGGGTGATGAGTTCGGCGGGCCAGTATCCGCTGCGCTGGTTCAACCTCTTCGCCGTGCCGAAATTCGCGGTGGCGAAAGGCGATGCTCTGGTGGAGTTTTCGCGCGGCTCGCATGGGGTGATGGGGCTGGTGTTCGGCGCGCTGATCATGCTCCATGTGGCGGCGGCCTTGCGGCATCAATTCGTTTTGAAGGATGGAGTTTTGGAAAGGATGACAGGGGTTTAA
- a CDS encoding porin — MKKQVILSGCAMALALMAGATPAMAGSNAELLKRLHEKGILSDDEYQSLLAGDKADTAAAAPVVAAAPTAPAAALDDKRLIHMTDSGVGMEVGGVTFKVSGQINGFYTHDKGQTPGANTAVVGGVVAAGGNTSSIRNGLLPGYLKFDITTHQAGWDIGAHFGMYPGINSATYAIGGGANSGGQNTALQTAGIDFRQTYMTVGRAGIGEFKLGRDIGLFGSEGILNDMTLLAVGSTGGNVAPANTSLGRIGVGYIYTDFQPQITYTSPRISGFTVSAGVFEPLQSLTGPGETSASPGFQGKITYDAKFSDVTLRAWLSGITQRHNRLDGVNYTGQGFDTGAKIGYGPLTVTGYYYKAAGLGTTALNLFDTDATGHRRDSEGFYLQGMGTFGKFSAGVSYGESSLSYANSSDALANPTLLKKNSSWVGQGRYSLTSWVTLITEYVHTTAQAHNGNKAQGDTVAAGAILFF; from the coding sequence ATGAAAAAGCAGGTGATCCTGAGCGGCTGCGCTATGGCCTTGGCCTTGATGGCCGGGGCAACTCCGGCCATGGCAGGCTCCAACGCCGAGCTGCTCAAGCGACTGCATGAGAAAGGCATCCTGAGCGACGACGAATATCAGTCCCTGCTGGCGGGCGACAAGGCTGATACCGCCGCCGCCGCTCCGGTGGTTGCCGCCGCGCCAACCGCTCCCGCCGCCGCGCTGGATGACAAGCGCCTGATCCATATGACCGACAGCGGCGTGGGCATGGAGGTGGGCGGGGTGACCTTCAAGGTCTCCGGCCAGATCAATGGTTTCTACACCCATGACAAGGGTCAGACCCCCGGCGCCAACACGGCGGTCGTCGGCGGCGTGGTCGCGGCGGGCGGCAACACCAGCTCGATCCGCAACGGCCTGCTGCCCGGCTATCTGAAGTTCGACATCACCACCCATCAGGCGGGCTGGGACATTGGCGCGCATTTCGGCATGTATCCCGGCATCAACAGCGCCACCTATGCCATCGGCGGCGGCGCCAACAGCGGCGGCCAGAACACCGCGCTGCAGACCGCCGGCATCGACTTCCGCCAGACCTATATGACCGTGGGCCGCGCCGGCATCGGCGAGTTCAAGCTGGGCCGCGACATCGGCCTGTTCGGTTCGGAAGGCATCCTCAACGACATGACGCTGCTGGCGGTGGGCAGCACCGGGGGCAATGTGGCGCCGGCCAACACATCTTTGGGGCGCATCGGCGTGGGCTATATCTACACCGATTTCCAGCCGCAGATCACCTATACCTCGCCCAGAATTTCCGGCTTTACCGTCAGCGCGGGCGTGTTCGAGCCGCTGCAGTCGCTGACCGGGCCGGGCGAGACCAGCGCCTCGCCGGGGTTCCAGGGCAAGATCACCTATGATGCCAAGTTCAGCGACGTGACCCTGCGTGCATGGCTCTCGGGCATCACCCAGCGGCATAACCGGCTCGATGGCGTGAATTACACCGGGCAGGGCTTCGATACGGGCGCCAAGATCGGTTACGGCCCGCTGACGGTGACCGGCTATTACTACAAGGCGGCGGGCCTTGGCACCACGGCGCTCAACCTGTTCGACACCGATGCGACCGGCCATCGCCGTGACAGCGAGGGTTTCTATCTTCAGGGCATGGGGACCTTCGGGAAATTCTCGGCGGGCGTGAGCTATGGCGAGAGCAGCCTGTCCTACGCCAACAGCAGCGATGCGCTGGCCAATCCCACGCTGCTTAAAAAGAACAGCAGTTGGGTCGGGCAGGGTCGCTACAGCCTGACGAGCTGGGTGACGCTGATCACCGAATATGTCCACACCACTGCGCAGGCGCATAATGGCAACAAGGCGCAGGGCGACACGGTGGCGGCGGGCGCGATCCTGTTCTTCTAA
- a CDS encoding PQQ-dependent catabolism-associated beta-propeller protein — MRRMITLMAAASACVSSACLAETIYVSNERGDSVSVIDSATLKPLETWKIGARPRGIVLSRDGRFLFVCVGNDHAVQMIDRATGKVVADLPSGEDPEQLFPSRDGKLLFVANEDNAAVTAIDVATRSVAFQVPVGKEPEGVAQSPDGQSLVVTSEDDNVVSWIDLPSRKVIATTETELRPRHVEFTADGKQLWIAAETGGVVQIADSASHAILETLHFAPPGVKDYQVLPCGIRFTPDGRTAVVALGRANMVALVDVSSRKVRAYVPVGKRVWHLAISADGTRAYTANGVSDDVTVVDLGTAKPVGTIAAGAGPWGVAIAP, encoded by the coding sequence ATGAGACGGATGATCACCCTGATGGCGGCGGCTTCGGCCTGCGTTTCCAGCGCCTGCCTGGCCGAGACGATCTATGTGTCGAACGAGCGCGGGGACAGCGTCAGCGTGATCGACAGCGCGACGCTCAAGCCTCTCGAGACATGGAAGATCGGCGCGCGGCCGCGCGGCATTGTCCTGTCGCGGGATGGCAGGTTTCTGTTCGTCTGCGTGGGCAATGACCATGCCGTGCAGATGATCGACCGGGCGACCGGCAAGGTGGTGGCCGACCTGCCCTCGGGCGAGGACCCCGAACAGCTCTTCCCCTCGCGCGATGGCAAGCTGCTCTTTGTGGCCAATGAGGACAATGCGGCGGTGACCGCGATCGATGTCGCCACCCGCAGTGTCGCTTTTCAGGTCCCGGTCGGCAAGGAGCCCGAGGGCGTGGCCCAGAGCCCGGATGGCCAGTCGCTGGTCGTCACCTCCGAGGACGACAATGTGGTGAGCTGGATCGACCTGCCCAGCCGCAAGGTCATTGCCACCACCGAGACCGAACTGCGCCCGCGCCATGTTGAATTCACCGCGGACGGCAAGCAGCTATGGATCGCGGCGGAGACCGGCGGCGTGGTGCAGATCGCCGACAGTGCCAGCCACGCGATCCTCGAGACGCTGCATTTCGCCCCGCCCGGCGTGAAGGACTATCAGGTGCTGCCCTGCGGCATCCGCTTCACCCCCGATGGCAGGACGGCGGTGGTGGCGCTGGGGCGGGCGAACATGGTCGCGCTGGTCGATGTGAGCAGCCGCAAGGTGCGCGCCTATGTGCCGGTGGGCAAGCGCGTGTGGCATCTGGCGATCAGCGCCGATGGCACCCGCGCCTACACCGCCAATGGCGTGTCGGACGATGTGACGGTGGTGGACCTTGGTACAGCCAAGCCGGTGGGCACGATTGCCGCTGGCGCAGGGCCATGGGGGGTGGCGATCGCGCCTTGA
- the pedF gene encoding cytochrome c-550 PedF has translation MKILGRMATLAAAAIVVTSVGSSLMAHGNVTPQAVDTSALPDIGEAWLQHNPYRGNATAAKIGESAYGQNCARCHGLEAESGGIAPDLRYLELGDSGDEWFIQRYQHGSSHDGKVYMPPMGEVLGQKAGWAIRAWLETKHQD, from the coding sequence ATGAAGATTCTTGGTCGCATGGCCACGCTGGCCGCCGCCGCTATCGTCGTCACATCGGTGGGTTCATCGCTGATGGCGCATGGCAATGTCACCCCTCAGGCCGTGGACACCTCCGCCCTGCCCGACATCGGCGAGGCCTGGCTGCAGCACAATCCCTATCGCGGCAATGCCACCGCCGCCAAGATCGGCGAATCGGCCTATGGCCAGAACTGCGCCCGCTGCCATGGCCTTGAGGCCGAAAGCGGCGGCATCGCGCCGGATCTGCGCTATCTGGAGCTGGGCGACAGCGGTGATGAATGGTTCATCCAGCGTTACCAGCATGGCTCCAGCCATGACGGCAAGGTCTATATGCCGCCGATGGGCGAGGTGCTGGGGCAGAAGGCCGGCTGGGCGATCCGCGCCTGGCTCGAAACCAAGCATCAGGACTGA
- a CDS encoding transporter substrate-binding domain-containing protein, which produces MQDRRSFVMQALAFAALGMGPAAAQAAPLAKVKALGVLRVAVYKDNRPWSWRQDGKVVGIDADLGAALAKALGVHVDLAELMPGDDMEADLRNGVWKGGLLGFQPADVMLHVPFDRGFAARVDQVAIVAPYYRESFQFACMKGEIDCNAAPTQYKGRKLAVEIDSIPDSYLSGTGGGVLARDVVHFPMGFDAAAALAQGKADGVLASKAQVESALAAAKPANIALRSMPLPGFASPGWDIGMAVKENSRNLGDTIEGLLDGMVKSGELKAIFARYGVTWTPALAA; this is translated from the coding sequence GTGCAGGATCGGCGCAGCTTCGTGATGCAGGCGCTGGCCTTCGCCGCGCTGGGCATGGGCCCGGCCGCGGCACAGGCCGCGCCGCTGGCCAAGGTCAAGGCTCTGGGCGTGCTGCGGGTGGCGGTCTATAAGGACAACCGCCCGTGGTCCTGGCGGCAGGACGGCAAGGTGGTCGGCATCGATGCCGATCTGGGCGCGGCTCTGGCCAAGGCGCTGGGCGTCCATGTCGATCTGGCCGAGCTGATGCCGGGCGACGATATGGAGGCCGATCTGCGCAATGGCGTGTGGAAAGGGGGTCTGCTGGGCTTTCAGCCCGCCGATGTGATGCTGCATGTGCCCTTCGACCGTGGTTTTGCGGCCCGCGTCGATCAGGTGGCCATCGTCGCCCCCTATTACCGCGAGAGCTTCCAGTTTGCCTGCATGAAGGGCGAGATCGACTGCAACGCCGCCCCCACCCAATACAAGGGCCGCAAGCTGGCGGTGGAGATCGACTCCATCCCCGATTCCTATCTCTCGGGCACGGGCGGCGGGGTGCTGGCGCGCGATGTCGTGCATTTCCCGATGGGCTTCGATGCCGCCGCCGCTCTGGCCCAGGGCAAGGCCGATGGCGTGCTGGCCAGCAAGGCGCAGGTGGAAAGCGCGCTGGCTGCCGCCAAACCGGCAAACATCGCGCTGCGCAGCATGCCTTTGCCCGGCTTTGCCTCGCCCGGCTGGGACATCGGCATGGCGGTGAAGGAGAACAGCCGCAATCTGGGCGATACCATCGAGGGGCTGCTGGATGGCATGGTCAAATCCGGGGAGCTGAAGGCGATCTTCGCCCGCTACGGCGTCACCTGGACTCCCGCTCTGGCCGCCTGA
- a CDS encoding response regulator transcription factor produces the protein MDSGRVESSGPQMERVLIVDDHPLVRDGLRSVIAVTFDGCDIFEAASMEEALATLEQQDNFDLILLDLHIPDVKRLDGLKLLRQRFPMLPVVMVSGAFDRTVVREALAAGAAGFIPKSMKRSAILDALHRVVAGEIYMPDAVAETDPANEQNEQIRERIESLTPQQKIVLNHLVHGRLNKQIAHDLSVSMTTVKAHVSAILLKLNVFSRTQAVILANRVQFDGD, from the coding sequence ATGGACAGCGGCAGAGTGGAGAGCAGCGGGCCTCAGATGGAGCGAGTGCTGATCGTCGACGATCACCCGCTGGTGCGCGACGGTTTGCGCAGCGTGATCGCCGTCACCTTCGACGGCTGCGACATCTTCGAGGCGGCCAGCATGGAAGAGGCGCTGGCCACGCTGGAGCAGCAGGACAATTTCGACCTGATCCTGCTCGATCTGCATATTCCCGATGTCAAACGGCTCGATGGGTTGAAATTGCTGCGTCAGCGCTTCCCGATGCTGCCGGTGGTGATGGTTTCGGGCGCCTTCGACCGGACCGTGGTGCGCGAGGCGCTGGCGGCGGGCGCGGCAGGCTTCATCCCCAAATCGATGAAGCGCAGCGCCATTCTCGACGCGCTGCACCGCGTGGTGGCGGGCGAGATCTATATGCCCGATGCCGTGGCGGAAACCGACCCCGCCAATGAACAGAACGAGCAGATCCGCGAGCGCATCGAAAGCCTGACGCCGCAGCAGAAGATCGTGCTCAACCATCTGGTGCATGGGCGGCTGAACAAGCAGATCGCGCATGATCTGTCGGTTTCGATGACCACGGTGAAGGCGCATGTCTCGGCTATTCTGTTGAAGCTGAATGTGTTCAGCCGCACGCAGGCGGTGATCCTAGCCAATCGGGTGCAGTTCGACGGGGATTGA
- a CDS encoding NahK/ErcS family hybrid sensor histidine kinase/response regulator gives MSEAQRLDVSENEALREELRKLRRINAALMDRVERSSDMSANAFSMFETAISLEAMVRERTSQLEDALGQLAKANSDLAAAHESADAAQIRLRDAIESINEGFVLFDADDRLVLFNEAYLGFWPELSPHMREGMEFSEIAQLAAKHERPLGAVVAPDRWVSERLVRHGVADGGHVQALSDGRWVQINELRTSEGGIVGIYTDITEVKAEDARARALELAERNLILQSTLDTLSEGVCMFDSTGRLSAWNGALSHLLGLGEDPARALACHGDLLDWCRQGLGMEDHGCLDWQDAGHISPVSQLCPAGERRFEIRSTRTGQGGLVFSFTDVTDMLTAQAALRETAETLERRVSERTAELLSVNARLGQEVAERRTIEAALTQAKIAAEKANLSKTSFLAAASHDLLQPLNAACLFVAALGDKRLALPTRALVSQTATALESVEDLLEALLEISRLDAGAIQPEISHFRIDQLLQTLNVEFTPSARAAGLQLRMETDPLWVESDLRLLRRILQNFISNAIRYTASGSVRVTCAVEGDAVRVAVIDTGRGIDSSQQEMIFEEFRRLDTRSQGKGLGLAIVRRAADMLGHKIWLHSAPGEGSTFAITLPLGRPVAASEGDGVTTPRDRSMQGRRVLVVDNERQIQSGMRTLLGGWGCDVVVAGDYGEAVRLFADGERPDIILADYHLNDGETGDRAIAQLQAYFGAPIPAVMISADRGEGLKVQLAASGTPLLNKPVKPAQLRALLRTMLP, from the coding sequence ATGAGTGAGGCGCAGCGCCTTGATGTTTCGGAAAACGAGGCTTTGCGCGAGGAGTTGCGCAAGCTGCGCCGCATCAATGCCGCGCTGATGGACCGCGTCGAACGGTCGAGCGACATGTCGGCCAATGCCTTCTCGATGTTCGAGACCGCCATCTCGCTGGAGGCCATGGTGCGCGAACGCACCAGCCAGTTGGAGGATGCGCTAGGACAACTCGCCAAGGCCAACAGCGATCTGGCCGCCGCGCATGAATCGGCCGATGCCGCGCAGATCCGCCTGCGCGACGCCATCGAATCGATCAACGAGGGCTTTGTGCTCTTCGACGCCGACGACCGGCTGGTGCTGTTCAACGAGGCCTATCTGGGCTTCTGGCCCGAACTCTCGCCACATATGCGCGAGGGGATGGAGTTCTCCGAAATCGCGCAACTGGCGGCCAAGCACGAGCGGCCCTTGGGCGCGGTGGTGGCGCCCGACCGCTGGGTGTCGGAACGGCTGGTCAGGCACGGCGTGGCCGATGGCGGCCATGTGCAGGCCTTGTCCGATGGCCGCTGGGTGCAGATCAACGAGCTGCGCACCAGCGAGGGCGGCATCGTCGGCATCTACACCGACATCACCGAGGTCAAGGCCGAGGATGCCCGCGCCCGCGCCCTCGAACTGGCCGAACGCAATCTGATCCTGCAATCGACGCTCGATACGCTCTCCGAGGGCGTCTGCATGTTCGACAGCACGGGGCGGCTCTCGGCGTGGAACGGAGCGCTGAGCCATCTGCTGGGGCTGGGCGAGGACCCGGCCCGCGCGCTGGCCTGCCATGGCGATCTGCTCGACTGGTGCCGCCAGGGGCTGGGCATGGAAGACCATGGCTGCCTCGACTGGCAGGATGCGGGCCATATCAGTCCGGTCAGCCAGCTGTGCCCGGCGGGTGAGCGGCGCTTCGAAATTCGCTCGACCCGCACCGGGCAGGGCGGGCTGGTGTTCAGCTTCACCGATGTCACCGATATGCTCACGGCGCAGGCCGCGCTGCGCGAAACCGCCGAGACGCTGGAACGCCGCGTTTCGGAACGCACCGCCGAACTGCTGAGCGTGAACGCGCGACTGGGGCAGGAGGTGGCCGAGCGCCGCACCATCGAGGCGGCGCTGACCCAAGCCAAGATCGCCGCGGAAAAGGCCAATCTGTCCAAGACCAGCTTTTTGGCGGCGGCCAGCCACGATCTGCTGCAGCCCTTGAATGCCGCCTGCCTGTTCGTCGCGGCTTTGGGCGACAAAAGGCTGGCGCTGCCCACCCGCGCGCTGGTCTCACAGACCGCCACGGCGCTGGAATCGGTGGAGGACCTGCTGGAGGCCCTGCTGGAAATCTCGCGGCTGGATGCGGGCGCGATTCAGCCCGAAATCAGCCATTTCCGCATCGACCAATTGCTGCAGACGCTGAACGTCGAGTTTACCCCTTCGGCGCGCGCCGCCGGGCTGCAACTGCGGATGGAGACCGACCCGCTGTGGGTGGAATCCGATCTGCGTTTGCTGCGCCGCATTCTGCAGAATTTCATCTCCAACGCGATCCGCTACACCGCCTCGGGCAGCGTGCGCGTCACCTGCGCGGTGGAGGGCGATGCGGTGCGCGTGGCGGTGATCGACACCGGGCGCGGCATCGACAGCAGCCAGCAGGAGATGATTTTCGAGGAGTTCCGCCGGCTCGACACGCGCAGTCAGGGCAAGGGGCTGGGGCTCGCCATCGTGCGCCGCGCCGCCGATATGCTGGGCCACAAGATCTGGCTGCACTCCGCGCCGGGCGAGGGATCGACCTTCGCCATCACCCTGCCGCTGGGCCGCCCTGTCGCGGCCAGCGAGGGCGATGGCGTGACCACCCCGCGCGACCGCTCGATGCAGGGGCGCCGCGTGCTGGTGGTGGACAATGAGCGGCAGATCCAGTCGGGCATGCGCACGCTGCTGGGCGGCTGGGGCTGCGATGTGGTGGTGGCGGGCGACTACGGCGAGGCGGTGCGGCTCTTCGCCGATGGCGAGCGGCCCGACATCATTCTGGCCGATTATCACCTCAACGATGGCGAGACCGGCGACCGGGCGATTGCGCAATTGCAGGCGTATTTCGGGGCGCCGATCCCGGCGGTGATGATCTCCGCCGACCGGGGCGAGGGGCTGAAGGTGCAACTGGCCGCCAGCGGTACGCCGCTGCTCAACAAGCCGGTGAAGCCTGCCCAATTGCGTGCTTTGCTGCGCACAATGCTACCATAA